The following proteins come from a genomic window of Plutella xylostella chromosome 22, ilPluXylo3.1, whole genome shotgun sequence:
- the LOC105389194 gene encoding guanine nucleotide-binding protein-like 3 homolog, which translates to MAKFKLKKQSKRQPARLRYKIEKKVKDHNRKQKKELKKNPKSKKQKPVQIPNVCPFKEDILKEVEAMKKHKEEERQKKKEQSKLEKQKKLGEKKSNGISMDNMVSNAQARGKVHEAFKSDEQSDDIEFGKDRKQENSLKTYYREFKKVISEADVILEVVDARDPLGTRCTQVEEAVRDSGKRLVLVLNKADLVPRANLTAWLEHLRRSAPAIPFKASTQDQQHNLGRKKMKHVVKEKEMKGSACVGAELLMGLLGNYCRNKGIKTSVTVGVVGLPNVGKSSIINSLNRSKACNVGSTPGVTKQMQTVQIDSKIKILDSPGIVFSSGSDSDSTVALKNAIRVGALKDPVTPATAILMRANKATLVDLYGIPEFNTPQEFFASLAGRMGRFKKGGVPDQEAAARILLNDWNTGKVRYFTEPPLAPTDVHIDAQIVSAAAAEFDISSFQSMETDALMELQGTGDMCEGMKITSTGPVTAKVEDDMQVDEDESSILPKTLSIRSKLDKSKNAKEKTKADPEMNLEGNMKQNKLRKQQFKKDKKKKARNEKQAVNLAGVLENVTLTTYSKKDDYDFKEDFSL; encoded by the exons ATGGCTAAGTTTAAATTGA AAAAACAATCCAAAAGACAGCCTGCCCGCCTCCGTTATAAAATAGAGAAGAAAGTCAAAGACCATAATCGGAAACAGAAGAAAGAACTAAAAAAGAATCCAAAATCTAAAAAACAGAAGCCAGTCCAAATTCCCAATGTGTGTCCATTTAAAgaagatattttaaaagaaGTGGAAGCTATGAAGAAACACAAAGAAGAAGAGAGACAGAAGAAGAAGGAACAGTCAAAATTAGAGAAACAAAAGAAATTAGGTGAAAAGAAAAGTAATGGAATCAGTATGGACAACATG GTGTCAAATGCGCAAGCCAGAGGCAAAGTGCATGAGGCGTTTAAATCTGACGAGCAAAGTGATGACATTGAGTTTGGGAAGGACCGCAAGCAAGAGAACTCTCTGAAGACGTACTACAGGGAGTTCAAGAAGGTGATATCTGAAGCCGATGTCATACTGGAGGTGGTCGATGCCAGGGATCCACTTG GCACCCGCTGCACCCAAGTGGAGGAGGCGGTCCGTGACTCCGGCAAGCGTCTGGTCCTGGTCCTCAACAAGGCGGACCTGGTCCCCCGAGCCAATCTCACCGCGTGGCTCGAGCACCTTCGCCGCTCTGCCCCGGCCATACCCTTCAAGGCATCCACTCAGGACCAACAGCACAACTTGGGACGGAAGAAGATGAAGCATGTTGTTAAGGAGAAGGAGATGAAGG GCTCAGCGTGCGTGGGCGCGGAACTCCTCATGGGTCTGCTGGGCAACTACTGCCGCAACAAGGGCATCAAGACGTCGGTCACGGTGGGCGTGGTCGGCCTGCCCAACGTGGGCAAGAGCTCCATCATCAACAGCCTGAACAGGTCAAAGGCGTGCAATGTGGGGAGCACACCGGGGGTTACTAA ACAAATGCAAACAGTCCAGATAGACTCGAAAATCAAGATCCTGGACAGCCCCGGCATAGTATTCTCTTCAGGGTCGGACTCAGACTCGACTGTCGCTCTCAAGAACGCCATACGAGTGGGCGCACTGAAGGATCCCGTCACACCGGCCACTGCTATACTGATGCGAGCTAATAAGGCTACTCTGGTGGACCTGTATGGGATTCCTGAGTTTAATACGCCGCAG GAATTCTTCGCGTCGCTGGCGGGCCGCATGGGGCGGTTCAAGAAGGGCGGCGTGCCGGACCAAGAAGCAGCCGCTAGGATACTGCTCAATGATTGGAACACTGGCAAG GTCCGCTACTTCACGGAGCCCCCGCTAGCGCCTACAGACGTCCATATAGACGCTCAGATTGTGTCGGCGGCCGCGGCAGAGTTCGACATCAGCAGCTTCCAAAGTATGGAGACCGATGCTCTGATGGAGCTACAGGGGACCGGAGATATGTGTGAGGGGATGAAG ATCACAAGCACCGGCCCCGTCACTGCGAAAGTAGAAGACGACATGCAAGTAGACGAAGACGAATCCAGCATACTCCCTAAGACCCTGAGCATAAGGTCCAAACTCGACAAAAGCAAGAATGCAAAGGAAAAAACAAAAGCGGATCCGGAAATGAACCTCGAAGGGAACATGAAGCAGAACAAATTAAGAAAACAACAGTTCAAGAAGGACAAGAAAAAGAAGGCCAGAAATGAAAAACAGGCTGTAAACCTTGCTGGGGTTCTTGAGAATGTTACCCTTACGACTTATAGTAAGAAGGACGACTATGATTTCAAAGAAGATTTCTCGCTTTAG